A window of Miscanthus floridulus cultivar M001 chromosome 12, ASM1932011v1, whole genome shotgun sequence genomic DNA:
TCTGAAGAAATGGTTGACACAGGCACTATCAAAATGTCTTTAGCAAGAATAGAAAGTACTGAATAAGTAAGCTTGTGCTCATGCCACCACTGCATGATGTCAAACTCATCATCCAACTGGCTTACTATGTCACAGTCCATGTAGGATGCAAGCTCACTAGAGTTACAACTAGCAGTTGCTGCCTGTAGCAAGGAAGTGGCAGAAACACTCCTAGAATGATCAAGACTAGAAGGGAGGGAAGAATAGCTAGCTCCAACATccaactcatcatcatcataaatttcaGCCCAAGCTGTTCTTTTCTTACCAGACAGGGATGGAGGAACAACCCTTTTCAGCCTATTAGAGCCATACATTACATCATACCTGTTATACATTTTAAATAGAAGAGCTCTGGTGTCCAGCAACTTATTAGTGTAGTCAATATTAAAAAGAGAATGTAACTTCCTAAGCACTTTGGTAAATCCCTTAATTTTAGCTCTTGGATCCAATATGAATGCAATAGAATAAAGATCAGGTATGTTCTTCCAGTACTTATTGTATTTGTCAATCATAGGTTGGATAACAGATCTTAGATGTTCGTCATGTTGATACATATGCaggtgtatagcaatcttaacaagatgatgaatcataagtggagaagtaggatagtaaacaccagacaaATCAACAGTTGAGTCATAGAACAGTTCAAGAAATTCCAAGATTTTATTTGCCATAGCCC
This region includes:
- the LOC136495819 gene encoding zinc finger BED domain-containing protein RICESLEEPER 3-like, with the protein product MANKILEFLELFYDSTVDLSGVYYPTSPLMIHHLVKIAIHLHMYQHDEHLRSVIQPMIDKYNKYWKNIPDLYSIAFILDPRAKIKGFTKVLRKLHSLFNIDYTNKLLDTRALLFKMYNRYDVMYGSNRLKRVVPPSLSGKKRTAWAEIYDDDELDVGASYSSLPSSLDHSRSVSATSLLQAATASCNSSELASYMDCDIVSQLDDEFDIMQWWHEHKLTYSVLSILAKDILIVPVSTISSESTFSLTGRIIEERRWRLNPETVEALTCIKDWENAETRLKHMVEDKELEEAFAGLYLDVD